The window GGAACAGCATTGGGGGGAACCTGAGCAGCAAAGGCAAGCTGCGCCTGACCGTCTTGGTCAATGATGCTCTGGTAGGTGATGCCAAAACGTTTGTTGAAGCTGTCGATGGTGGCAGCCTGATCACGCACGTTCACCCCGAGGAAGTTCACACCCTGTGGTGACATCTCGTTGTAGACCTGCTCCAGATCTGGTGCCTCAGCACGGCAAGGAGCACAGCCCGCGTACCAGAAATTGACCACAAGAACATTGCCCAGATAGTCAGCAGAAGAAACTTTTTCGCCAGTCTCTGTCGTTCCCGAGAACGTAATCACGTCACCACGGTTGTCGAGCGTGATCTCGGTGATGGAGCCATCACCAGCGATGTAGTTCTTGTTGGAACCTTCTCGGTATTGCTCAGCTAGAGGATCACTAGAACATCCAGACAGGCCCAGTGCAAGGACGGCAGCACCAGCAACAAGAAGCGTGGTTAG of the Aurantimicrobium photophilum genome contains:
- a CDS encoding TlpA disulfide reductase family protein; the encoded protein is MRKKLTTLLVAGAAVLALGLSGCSSDPLAEQYREGSNKNYIAGDGSITEITLDNRGDVITFSGTTETGEKVSSADYLGNVLVVNFWYAGCAPCRAEAPDLEQVYNEMSPQGVNFLGVNVRDQAATIDSFNKRFGITYQSIIDQDGQAQLAFAAQVPPNAVPTTLVLDAQGRVAARILGQLTDPSILSTLINDISAESSAQ